CACCCTTCATAAAGACATCAGCCAGCCAGACTTACTATGGCGGATATCTGAATTAAATAACGACCCAAAGGTTCACGGCATTCTTGTTCAACTCCCGCTTCCCAAACACCTTGATGAAGAACTGATTTTAGAGGCTATATCGCCTGAAAAGGATGTGGATGGTTTTCACCCGTTTAATGTAGGGAGGCTTGTCGCCGGCAAACCCTTATTTCAGCCCTGCACACCGCTTGGCATTATGAAACTCCTGGAGGACAGCGGTATAAATGTTTCAGGCAAAGATGCTGTGGTTGTAGGCAGAAGCAATATTGTCGGCAAGCCGATCGCCATTATGCTCCTCCAGAAAAATGCAACTGTTACTATCTGCCATTCAAAGACCATCAATCTGCAGGAAAAGATAAAGAGGGCGGATATATTGATTGCGGCAGTCGGCAGACCGCATATGATAAAAGGAGAATGGATAAAACAAGGGGCTGTTGTCATAGATGTCGGCATAAACCGCCTTGATAACGGCAAACTTGCAGGAGATGTGGAATATGAAGAGGCCTTTAAAAGGACGTCATTTATAACTCCGGTGCCGGGAGGGGTCGGGCCAATGACAATCGCTATGCTTATGTATAATACTGTGGAGGCAGCGAAAAAACAGGGGTTAGAGGTTAAAAAATGATTATTACGAAGAAAAAAGGATTTTCAAAGATATTGGAATATCTAAAAGGCAGAAAGAATATCTATCTCTTTGGCTGCGATTCATGCGCAGAACAGTGTGAAACAGGCGGAGAGAAGGAAGTAAAGGCAATGGCTGAATTGCTAAAAAAAGAAGGCAAAACCATAGCTGGCTTTGCAATACCTGACGAGACATGTTACAGCATGCTTATTAAAAAATATTTCCGTGAAGATAAGGAGGCGGTTGAAAATACTGACGCATTTCTTGTGCTTGCATGCGGCGCAGGTGTAAAGGCGGTTGCTGACTCGGCAGGTGATGAAAAACCGGTGTTCCCGGCTCTTGATTCTCTATATCTTGCAAATGTTACAAGGTATGGTCATTTTTTTGAAGGCTGCTCCCTTTGCGGAGAGTGTGTTTTAGGAGAGACAGGGGGTATATGCCCGCACACCCAGTGTCCTAAAGGGCTTTTAAACGGTCCTTGCGGAGGGATGGCAAACGGTAAATGTGAAGTCAATATGGAAAATGCGTGCGCATGGGTGATGATTTATCAGAGGTTAAAGGCTCAGGAAAGATTGGATGTTTTAAAAAGGATAGCTCCACCAAAAGATTATTCAGGCAGCGTAAAACCCAAAATGTTAGTTGTTGAATCAAGGATAAAAAAATAGAATGCAAACCCTAAAACAATCGCTTGCGTCAAAAAAATTCACCATCACGGCCGAGATATGCCCGCCAAAGGGAACTGATACTGTTGATTTTCTTAAAAAGGCGCGGCTTTTAAAGGATAAAATAGCTGCTGCAAATGTTACAGATAATCAAAGGGCTGTGATGAGGCTTTCTTCCCTTGCATGTTCTGTGCTTTTGATTAGAGAAGGCATAGACCCTGTATTCCAGATGACATGCAGGGACAGAAACAGGATTGCGATACAGTCAGATATACTGGGCGCATGGGCCCTTGGCATAAAAAATATCCTTGCCCTGTCAGGAGACCATGTGTTATTCGGGGACCATAGGGAGGCAAAGGCTGTATTTGATTTAGACTCTGTTCAGCTTGTTCAGGTCATAAAAAAGCTTAATAACGGAACAAATATGAAGGATACCCCGCTAAAAGGCGGAACAGGGTTTTTTATGGGCGCAGTTGTTGCGCCTGAGGCGGACCCATGGGAGCCTGAGATGATAAAGTTTGAAAAAAAGATAGAGGCCGGGGCAAGGTTTTTCCAGACCCAGGCTATATATGACATGGAGAAATTTCATAAGTTTTATGAGTATGCCAAAAAAAATGATGTAAAGATTTTAGGGGGCGTCCTGCTTCTGAAATCCGCAAAGATGGCCCATTTTCTAAATGATAATGTCCCAGGCGTAACAGTGCCAAAACATTTTATAGACGAGCTGGAAAAATCAAAAGATCAGCTTGAAAAAGGCATAGAGATTGCGGCCAGACAGATAAAGGAGTTAAAGTGTTTCTGTGACGGTGCGCATATCATGGCAATAGGCCAGGAGGAAAGTGTAGTTAACATAATTGAAGCGGCTGGATAGAAATCGGGCTTGATGTGTTTCTTGCAATATTTGTCCTCTTTCCATGGAAAAGACATGAGCCAGATAAATGTGATGGGAGTGGATGAGCTGCAAAACCTATGAAGGAGATTGTAAATACAGACAGGGCGCCTAAGGTAATAGGGCCTTATTCTCAGGCTGTAAAGGCAAACGGGTTTATCTTTGTCTCTGGCCAGATACCCATGGACCCTGATACAAACGACCTTGTAAAAGGGGATATCGCAGAGCAAACCATACAGGTTATAAAAAATATAAAAAATATCCTTGAGGCCGGCGGCTCAGGTCTTGAGTGTGTTGTAAAAACAACAGTATATCTGAGAGATTTAAAAAAGTTCGACGATATGAACCGGGCATATGGCGGCTTCTTTACAACCCTTTTCCCGGCAAGGGCTACGGTGGAGGTCAGTAATCTTCCCAAAGGGGTTGATATTGAGATTGATGCTATAGCAATTGACAGGGCGGGCAGGTAGATTGAGCGTAGTTATGCTGCCTT
The sequence above is drawn from the Deltaproteobacteria bacterium genome and encodes:
- the folD gene encoding bifunctional methylenetetrahydrofolate dehydrogenase/methenyltetrahydrofolate cyclohydrolase FolD, translated to MSNIIDGKAVAHKFRDKLKDAVSFLSGYGSKPGLAVVLVGDNPASLVYTKAKAKACEELGINSFQYTLHKDISQPDLLWRISELNNDPKVHGILVQLPLPKHLDEELILEAISPEKDVDGFHPFNVGRLVAGKPLFQPCTPLGIMKLLEDSGINVSGKDAVVVGRSNIVGKPIAIMLLQKNATVTICHSKTINLQEKIKRADILIAAVGRPHMIKGEWIKQGAVVIDVGINRLDNGKLAGDVEYEEAFKRTSFITPVPGGVGPMTIAMLMYNTVEAAKKQGLEVKK
- a CDS encoding methylenetetrahydrofolate reductase C-terminal domain-containing protein → MIITKKKGFSKILEYLKGRKNIYLFGCDSCAEQCETGGEKEVKAMAELLKKEGKTIAGFAIPDETCYSMLIKKYFREDKEAVENTDAFLVLACGAGVKAVADSAGDEKPVFPALDSLYLANVTRYGHFFEGCSLCGECVLGETGGICPHTQCPKGLLNGPCGGMANGKCEVNMENACAWVMIYQRLKAQERLDVLKRIAPPKDYSGSVKPKMLVVESRIKK
- a CDS encoding methylenetetrahydrofolate reductase, producing the protein MQTLKQSLASKKFTITAEICPPKGTDTVDFLKKARLLKDKIAAANVTDNQRAVMRLSSLACSVLLIREGIDPVFQMTCRDRNRIAIQSDILGAWALGIKNILALSGDHVLFGDHREAKAVFDLDSVQLVQVIKKLNNGTNMKDTPLKGGTGFFMGAVVAPEADPWEPEMIKFEKKIEAGARFFQTQAIYDMEKFHKFYEYAKKNDVKILGGVLLLKSAKMAHFLNDNVPGVTVPKHFIDELEKSKDQLEKGIEIAARQIKELKCFCDGAHIMAIGQEESVVNIIEAAG
- a CDS encoding RidA family protein, producing the protein MKEIVNTDRAPKVIGPYSQAVKANGFIFVSGQIPMDPDTNDLVKGDIAEQTIQVIKNIKNILEAGGSGLECVVKTTVYLRDLKKFDDMNRAYGGFFTTLFPARATVEVSNLPKGVDIEIDAIAIDRAGR